The following nucleotide sequence is from Psychroflexus torquis ATCC 700755.
TTTGCCATCAACCAATCGACAGGTTAACTCTAAATTTTCAAAACTGAATTTTGCATTAGATTCATTAAATTCTATTTGAACATCCTCTTCACTCCCTAAAAGTACACCTTTCAAAAGGTTTAAAGGTTTCTTAGGCATGATAAACTCGGCTGGCTTGTCTGCTTTTATATCTGTTCTAGAATATTTTACAAGCTTATGAGCATCTGTACCTACAAAAATTAAAGCTTCTGGTGTAAATCTGAAAAAGACACCGTTCATCACTGGTCTTAAATCATCATTTCCTGTAGCAAAAATAGTTTTGTTAATAGCTGTCGCTAAAATATCACCAACCAAAATAGTTTGACTAGGATCCTCAATACTCACAGGAGAAGGAAAGTCTTCTGCATTCGCATAGGCTAAAGCATACTTTCCTTGTTCAGAACTTATTTCAATAGTATGATTGTCCAGTTTGTGAAAGGTTAGTGGCTGTTCTGGAAACGATTTAAGCGTATCTAGCAATAACCTAGCAGGAACAGCAATTTTACCTTGGTCACTAGATTCTACATCTAAGGCAGAACACATAGTGGTTTCTAGATCTGAAGCTGATATCTTTAGGGAATTATGATCCAATTCGAATAAGAAATTATCCAAAATAGGCATCGTATTATTGTTGTTGATCACACCTCCAAGAGTCTGAAGGTTTTTCAACATATATGTACTAGAGATAATAAATTTCATATGGCTCGATTAAATAGTCAATGCAAATATATTTTTTTCTGATGAATAATCCCTGTTTATATAAGTTACAACTTACATTTTCTAGGGTAAACTATCTGTAACGAGTTCTTCTTTAAATTCCCACTGGCTTAAACCTCCTTTTAAGTCGTAAACTTTTTTAAATCCTGCTTTCTTTAAAATAGTGGAACATTCTTCAGATTGTCTTCCAGTTTTACAATAGACCGCCACAGGTTTTGATTTATCAAGTTGGCTTATTTTATGAGCAAAATCATTATCATAAATAAGATTTTGTGCACCTTTAAGATGCCCTTCCCTAAATTCCTTTAAAGATCTAACATCAATCAATTGTATAGTATCCATTTCCATTAACTTTTTCATTTCTTCAGAAGATACCAATGTAGGACTAGATTCATATGGAGATTGACATGAGGAAGCGAAAAGAAAAATAACAGCTAAAAGTGTGAGAAATTTCATGCTATTTTTTCAAATTACCTGTCCAATCCAATATTCCACCTTGTAAATTATAAGCATTTTCTACACCAGCTTTTTCCATGATTTGGCAAGCCATTTCACTCCGTCTTCCAGATCTGCAATAGACATAGTAGTCCTTGTCTTTCTCAAGTTTTTCGACCTCTGCCATAAACTTACTAGAGTCTTGGATATTCAGTAAGCGAGCTCCTTCAATATAACCGTCGTCAAATTCATCTGGAGTTCTTACATCAATTATTTCTGAATTGGAAGAGGCTTTAAGACCTTCATACCATTTTTTTTCATTTAAATTTTCCATGATTAAATTTTATCTTAAGTTGTAAAAATACATTATTCCTAACAGCTAATGTGACTACAGCTTAAAATCGTTTAAAATTTACACTCATAAAATTTATTGGTAATTTAACAAAGAATTAATTTTTTCCTTTCATGAGGAGTCTTACATTTGTATGTACAAATATTGTTACAACATGATTATCGAAAAAGAGTTGAAAATTTCAAAAGAGCCACCAGAATCTAAGCGAGCCTTACTTAATCTTCTTTTTACAGGAAGCTGGGTAACTGATGAAATCACTTTTGCTTTAAAACCATTTGATATCTCTACACAACAATTTAATGTCTTAAGAATATTAAAAGGTATGAAAGGCAAGCCAAGTTCTCTTCAAACTATTCAAGATAGAATGATTAATAAAATGAGTAATACCACTCGTCTAGTAGATAAATTAATAAAAAAAGGTTTCGTAGAAAGAGAGCAATGCGAAACAAACCGGCGAAAAGTAGACATAACGATTACTTCTCAAGGGATTGAAAACTTAAGTATTATTAATACTGCGGTCGATAATGCTGAGATGAATATTATAGACAATTTGTCTTCTAAAGAATTAAGAAATCTGAACTTATTATTAAACAAACTAAGAAATTAATATATGAATAAATACATTGAGAATTTACATTGGCGGTATGCTACAAAAAATTTTAATCCCGAAAAACAAGTGTCTAAAGACGATTTGGAAACCTTGTTAGAAGCTATTCGTTTGTCTGCATCTTCTTATGGATTACAACCTTATGAGGTGATGGTGATAGAAGATCCTAAAGTTAGGGCTAAGTTAAAACCAGCAGCATTTGGTCAACCTCAAATTACGGATTCTTCCTGTTTGTTGGTTTTTGCTTTTAACACCAATGTTGATGAACACTATCTTGAAGAGTTTATTAAAAATAATAGCGAAACTAGAAATAAACCAGTAGAAGACTTTCAGGATCTAAAAGAAATGATTCAAAATTCTGTGTTGACATTTACTGAAGAGGCTAAACACAACTGGGCATCTCGCCAGGTTTACATCGCCTTGGGAAATTTGCTTTCTGCGGCTGCAGACCTTAAAATAGATGTTTGCCCAATGGAAGGATTTAATTCAGCTGAATTTGATGAACTATTGGATCTAAAATCCAAAAACCTTAAATCAGTTACTTTAGCAACTGTTGGTTATAGAAGTGAAACCGATCAGTTGAAAGATGCTTTAAAAGTAAGAAAATCTAAAGAAGAATTATTTACTAGAATTTAATATTAACACAAACCCTAAATTTAAAATTATGAAAATGAATGTTTTAAAAGGCGCTTTAGCCACAACAATTATCTTAGGCTTGGTCGCTTTTACCAACACGGTTGAAAAGAAACAAGTGGATGTCAAAGAAAGTACTATCCTATGGGAGGGAGAAAAATTAACGGGTTCTCACTCGGGAACTATCAATTTGAAAGACGGTTTTTTCTTGATGGAGGATGGAAAATTAATCGGTGGTGAATTTACTGCTGATATGACCTCTATTGACGTTACTGACTTAGAAGGAGACAGTAGAGAAAAACTGATGGGACATCTTAAATCAGATGATTTTTTTGGTGTAGAAACTCATGAAACTGCAAAATTTGTCATTACGACAGTAGCCAAAAAAGGCGATGTATATGGTGTTTCAGGAGATCTTACTATTAAAGGAAATAATAATCCAATCGCGTTTGATTTAACTATGACTGAAAATTCAGCAACTACAAATCTTACTATTGATAGAACTAAATACAACGTGAGATATGGTTCAGGAACCTTCTTTGACAACTTAGGTGACAAAACTATTTATGATGAGTTTAATCTTGCGATCAACTTAAAGTTTTAATATTGATTAATTTTGTTTTGATTAAGTCAAACCTGCCAGAGATGGCAGGTTTTTTTATGCAAAATTATTTTCAAAACTCTCTAAGAAAAACAAACGGTGGGTATCTCACTTTTGAACATCAAATTGGTATAATACCAAATTATATTTATAATGCCGTATGAATAAATTGAATTATACTACGACGTAGCTCAGCACAAGTTTTTTGATTGATTGAAATCAAAAAATAACTAGCATAGCCTTAGCTACGGTAATTATTTTTGATGAAAAGCAGGCGAAAAAAAAACGATTTATTGCGTCATTATAGGTCTAATTTGGTACAAATTCATTTCTCCGATGTTTTAAACTTAACTTGACTTAGTCCTTGTTGAAGTGGTCCCACGTTATTTTTAGTCCTTCTTCTACATTAAATTTAGGCTCATATCCTATTAATTCTTTTGCTTTATTTATATCAGCTAAAGAATCTTTTACATCGCCTTGTCTTGGTGGACCATAGATTGCTTTTAAAGAACTACCAGACGCTTTTTCTAAAGCCGACCAAAGCAGATTTAAGCTGATGCGGTCGCCACAAGCTACATTGTAAACTTCATTGGTTGCTTTCTTATCTGCAAAGGAGGCTTTTATGTTGGCTTGTACTGCATTTTCTACAAACGTAAAATCTCTGGTTTGCTCACCATCACCGTTCATGGTTGGTGAATTTTGGTCTTTTAACGATTGCATAAATAAAGGAATGACAGCAGCATAGGCGCCTTCTGGACTTTGTTTAGGTCCGAAAACGTTGAAATACCGGAGGCCAATAACTTCAAGTCCGTAGGTTTTAGCAAACACATCGGCATATAGTTCATTGACATATTTGGTCACAGCATAAGGGGACAAAGGCTTACCTATAGTGTTTTCAACTTTGGGTAAAGTAGGACTATCGCCGTAAGTTGAGCTTGAAGCCGCATAAACAAAACGTTTTACAGTTTTAGAATTTTTACAAGCGACCAGCATATTTAAAAATCCAGAGACATTCACAGAGTTACTTAAAATGGGATCATCTATAGATCTCGGTACAGATCCTAAAGCAGCTTGATGAAGAACTATATCGATATCTTCAACAGCTTGCTCACAATCCTCAATTTTTCTGATATCA
It contains:
- a CDS encoding MarR family winged helix-turn-helix transcriptional regulator is translated as MIIEKELKISKEPPESKRALLNLLFTGSWVTDEITFALKPFDISTQQFNVLRILKGMKGKPSSLQTIQDRMINKMSNTTRLVDKLIKKGFVEREQCETNRRKVDITITSQGIENLSIINTAVDNAEMNIIDNLSSKELRNLNLLLNKLRN
- a CDS encoding rhodanese-like domain-containing protein; the protein is MENLNEKKWYEGLKASSNSEIIDVRTPDEFDDGYIEGARLLNIQDSSKFMAEVEKLEKDKDYYVYCRSGRRSEMACQIMEKAGVENAYNLQGGILDWTGNLKK
- a CDS encoding rhodanese-like domain-containing protein — translated: MKFLTLLAVIFLFASSCQSPYESSPTLVSSEEMKKLMEMDTIQLIDVRSLKEFREGHLKGAQNLIYDNDFAHKISQLDKSKPVAVYCKTGRQSEECSTILKKAGFKKVYDLKGGLSQWEFKEELVTDSLP
- a CDS encoding SDR family oxidoreductase; this encodes MYKTEYHTQDLSKFRFLVTGGAGFIGSNIVEYLLKFGAKHVRVLDNLSNGYRTNIKEFESESNFEFLEGDIRKIEDCEQAVEDIDIVLHQAALGSVPRSIDDPILSNSVNVSGFLNMLVACKNSKTVKRFVYAASSSTYGDSPTLPKVENTIGKPLSPYAVTKYVNELYADVFAKTYGLEVIGLRYFNVFGPKQSPEGAYAAVIPLFMQSLKDQNSPTMNGDGEQTRDFTFVENAVQANIKASFADKKATNEVYNVACGDRISLNLLWSALEKASGSSLKAIYGPPRQGDVKDSLADINKAKELIGYEPKFNVEEGLKITWDHFNKD
- a CDS encoding YceI family protein yields the protein MKMNVLKGALATTIILGLVAFTNTVEKKQVDVKESTILWEGEKLTGSHSGTINLKDGFFLMEDGKLIGGEFTADMTSIDVTDLEGDSREKLMGHLKSDDFFGVETHETAKFVITTVAKKGDVYGVSGDLTIKGNNNPIAFDLTMTENSATTNLTIDRTKYNVRYGSGTFFDNLGDKTIYDEFNLAINLKF
- a CDS encoding NAD(P)H-dependent oxidoreductase codes for the protein MNKYIENLHWRYATKNFNPEKQVSKDDLETLLEAIRLSASSYGLQPYEVMVIEDPKVRAKLKPAAFGQPQITDSSCLLVFAFNTNVDEHYLEEFIKNNSETRNKPVEDFQDLKEMIQNSVLTFTEEAKHNWASRQVYIALGNLLSAAADLKIDVCPMEGFNSAEFDELLDLKSKNLKSVTLATVGYRSETDQLKDALKVRKSKEELFTRI
- the dnaN gene encoding DNA polymerase III subunit beta; its protein translation is MKFIISSTYMLKNLQTLGGVINNNNTMPILDNFLFELDHNSLKISASDLETTMCSALDVESSDQGKIAVPARLLLDTLKSFPEQPLTFHKLDNHTIEISSEQGKYALAYANAEDFPSPVSIEDPSQTILVGDILATAINKTIFATGNDDLRPVMNGVFFRFTPEALIFVGTDAHKLVKYSRTDIKADKPAEFIMPKKPLNLLKGVLLGSEEDVQIEFNESNAKFSFENLELTCRLVDGKYPNYEAVIPQENPNTLTIDRSLFLSSVRRVSIFSNKTTHQIRLKIAGAELNISAEDLDYSNKAEERLTCDYQGDDLTIGFNSKFLTEMLNNLNSEDIKIKMSLPNRAGILTPVDGLEEGEHITMLVMPVMLGNQ